GGACATGATCTACAAATCCGGATACCTCGTTAACTGCGGACAGTCCCTTTACGTTTTTATAGATTTCCTTGGCTACAGCAGTAGTCAAAACTCTGGCATCTGTTCTTGGGTAAGTCGTGAGCTTTTTCTCATAAAGCTCCTGTGCTATCTCAAGAGTCTGAGAAGGGCTTATCTTAAATCTTTTGGTACAATCAGCCTGAAGCTCTGTAAGATTATACAAAAGAGGTGCTCTCTTCTTGGAGTTACCTGTTTCTATACTGTCAATTACAGCCTCTTTCCCGTTAAAAGAGTCAATAAGAGCTTTGGCGCTATCTTCCTTCTTAAATCCGTTCTCTTTGTACAGAAGTGGAGACTCGAAATAAGCAGAGCCTGATACAGCCTTCCACTCAGCCAAAATTTTGGCATCAGAAAAAGAACCTACAATTCTGAAAAATGGGGTCTTCTCAAAGTTCCTGATTTCTCTTTCTCTTCGAACCACCATTCCCAAAACGCAGGTCATTACTCGACCAATAGCAATAGCTGTGTATGATTTGGTTGCCGCAGCGTCGTTTATCAGCTTGCCATATTTAACAGACAAAGCTCTTGAAAAGTTAATTCCAAGGCTATAGTCCTCTATAGCACGCATGATTCCTGACTCTCCAAGAAGTGCATAATCTGACATCGGCCTAGCCTGTGCGATTCCTCTTCTGACCTCTTCGTCTGTCATGGAATCGATCCACACTCTAAGCTCTGTCATTCCATCTCTGACACCACCATAGTTTCTGATATTCTCTTCTATGGTCTGTCCTTCTTTTCCCGAGTCGCCCGCCCAGTAAACCGTATCAATATCCTCCCTGTGGAGCAGGTTATTGATAAGCTTATATTGGTCTGCACTATTTTTAATTACGCCATATTTATATTTGGCCGGAAGAAAAGGTAAATCTTCCAGCCTCCATTTTTTGTACTTAGGATCGTACTCTTCCGGATATACCATCTCAACAAGGTGACCAAAGCACCAGGAAATGACATACTGGTCATTCTCGATATATCCGTTATTATTGCCGGAAACATTCAGAACTCTCGCAAAATCTCTTGCGACTGAAGGTTTCTCTGTTATTATCAGTTTCTTAGCCATTCGTTAATTCATCTAATCCAATCAACTTAAGGCTCTCTGATGATTTTCCAGCTGCATCTGTTAGCCACGCATCAAAGCCGCCTGTTGAAAAGATAAAGATAACATCTCCCTCAAGTCTTGCTTTTCTCGCGTCAGAATGCAATTTAACATAATCTGCGTGGGTTGCCTGCCTGCCCCAGAAGCACATTACAAGAGCAGTTTCTCCGGTATCACTTTGCGCTATAATATCGATATTGCCCTCTTTGCCTATCCATTCGCCTTCTTCACTAATCTCAAATGGGAATTGACCCCGCTCTTCTAAATTGAAGATATATTCCCTGCAGATAGCTTTGAAAGCTTCATGAACATAATCTTGCATTCCCGCAGATATAAATATATCATAAAATTTATCTTTGGGCATCTGCATCAGACTACTTTGGTTAGGATAAACAAACCTGAAAAAGAAATTAACCATAGGATCACATATCTTATATACACCCTTCATAACATTCTCTCTGCCGGCATTTCCAAAGGAATAGGCCTTGTAAACAAAGTCATGATGAATAAGGGTCTTAAGATAAACAGAAATCTTAGCTCTCGAAAAACCCGTGACATGATAAAGATCATTTAGTTTATTGACGCCTCTTGCCATCTCTGCCAAAAGCGTATGATAAACAGCTGTTTCACGAAGATTCTGCTCAGTAAGTCTTATCGCCTCGCCATACAAAAATGAATTGTCATTCAAAAGATTCCTGCAGATATTCTCCTTAAAGGAAAACTCATCATTAAAATACTTCCACAGTCTGGTACGACCACCCAGAACAGAATAAGTCATTACTGCGTCTTCGTAACCCATACTAGGGAAATTGTCACGCATCTCCGCAAAGCTCAAATGCTTGATTTTCCTAAAATCATCTATTGACACAGCAAGCTTTCCAAGACTTCCTACCATGCTATTCTCAACCCAGTTGATATCGTGGCTTTCAAGCAGAAACATAAGCTGTCTGTCTTTACCTTTTTGGGCCATAAAATCACTAAGTTCGCGCATAAAGTCATCAGACATTTTAACTATATGCTCAAAATTTCTGATTACAATTATAAAAGGATTTCTGCCTGCAAGAGAAAGGCAGGCATCAAAGATTTTAAAATATGAAGGGTACTCTTCAAGTTCAATTCCCCTGTTCCTAAGCTCCTTCCCCCACAAAAAACGCTGCTCTTTTTCTGAAGCGGATCTTGCCAGATAGTATACATTTTTCCTGTTTTCCAGAAATTTATTGATAAGCTCACTGTCATCAATATTTCTATGGCCGTATACTACCAAAACATTGGATGTTCCGCTCTCATAATATCTGTTTAAAAAATCAAGATCTTTCTGTCTTGTCTTTTCCATATGTCCCCAATCATACCATAATATTAAATAAACTTAAATCGTATACCATATATATTATATGATATACGATTTAATAGCATTTATACATATTTTTTTATAAATAAATCAATTATTTTTTGTTAATGTATCCGCTAGCCTTCAAAAGTTCAGCACACTCAACTGCTCCGCCTGCTGCGCCACGAAGTGTAT
The sequence above is a segment of the Butyrivibrio proteoclasticus B316 genome. Coding sequences within it:
- a CDS encoding ATP-binding protein; this encodes MEKTRQKDLDFLNRYYESGTSNVLVVYGHRNIDDSELINKFLENRKNVYYLARSASEKEQRFLWGKELRNRGIELEEYPSYFKIFDACLSLAGRNPFIIVIRNFEHIVKMSDDFMRELSDFMAQKGKDRQLMFLLESHDINWVENSMVGSLGKLAVSIDDFRKIKHLSFAEMRDNFPSMGYEDAVMTYSVLGGRTRLWKYFNDEFSFKENICRNLLNDNSFLYGEAIRLTEQNLRETAVYHTLLAEMARGVNKLNDLYHVTGFSRAKISVYLKTLIHHDFVYKAYSFGNAGRENVMKGVYKICDPMVNFFFRFVYPNQSSLMQMPKDKFYDIFISAGMQDYVHEAFKAICREYIFNLEERGQFPFEISEEGEWIGKEGNIDIIAQSDTGETALVMCFWGRQATHADYVKLHSDARKARLEGDVIFIFSTGGFDAWLTDAAGKSSESLKLIGLDELTNG